The sequence ATcgctttataatttttattaaatgtagctttgttttttgtttttttgaaacaaaacatatgtttgttatttttttacattttaacaacaataaagtcatcaatttttttttactaaacacTCCTATCAACTCGTTAAAATTTCACAGCTAACAAATGTCAATAATAACTAACTATAGCGGAATCAAACAAGCTTTTAATTCAAATCTTTtcggttattattattaagctATTGATATTTCAATTTGAAATAGTGAACATTGATCAGTTATGATTACATGCATTAAGTCATTGATTATTTCAGAAGCTCACTATCAACATCAAATTCAGTTAAAATATAATTACTCGTTTAATTTAAATAGATGTATCAAAATGGATTAGCATATTGTAATCATATTACATGATCAATACATTTCACACGATTATATGTGATATATATGCAATAAAAATAGTAATTATTTTAAACGAGTCATGTTATGCGAGTTGTCTTTGTAAGTCATGTTATCATATAAGAAATGGAACACTAATGTCACAAAACTTCATATCATCAAATCTATCAAACTTTGCATTTGAAGTAGTCCATTTGACTACATTAATCGGAATGGACATATTGATAACACGTTAGCTAAATTTTTAATATggattatttttaaaaaatgacatattagGTAAAAAAAGTGACCCATATTCATTCCCTTTTAACTTGGCTCATTTTTAGTGACATGCTAtccttttgaaaaaaaatccatgtgaggtggggaatggtaagtccattagtttctggtttgataactggattggggataaaccgttaattgaggtgtgttcttcccccccgcctagtgatatacgcaactggaggattgccgatgtggttgactcggaaggggactggatctggtcaaagtttgatactttctttagccttgagactctccttagaatgcggggagtgaaggtaagtaatcaagaggaagacttggataggcactgctgggcgctgactaacaatggagtttattcttgcaaatcggcctttgaagctttctatctctttagatctgatcctccctcggatgtgtggaagtcgatttggacccttaaagttcctttccgtattaggagtttcatgtggctgggcgttaaggacaggcttcttactaattcggataggcacagaaggcacttggctgattctggagcttgcagtagatgcagaggccatgttgagactttgtgccatgctcttagagattgctctaatagtaaagaggtttggaggaaaattctcccacaccatattttctcttccttcatggcacattctgaggtcgactggttctctgatggtgttagaggaaagttgcttccatacatggagcatggtgacattttctttgctattatctgtcaccaagtttggaaatggagaaacgaggagatttttggagataaaactgtttttatgacaaacttaactgatttcttctcgaaaaaacttttctctattatcgatagtttcaaaggagagtcccttgccagagcctctcagtgttgtgatgtccatctcgtgggatggagcaggccaagagagggggttgtgaagctgaatactgatggttcctgtctcagtaacggtaagattgcgactggaggtgtgcttagagatgcagggggcgcctgcctttctgggttctcccagaatttagggttgagttcttccttttctgcggagctctgggctattcttactgaaatcaatcttgctaaaaggctgggtgttaagaggctctctgtagagtctgataatttggaagcaatcaaaatgatttctgagaatcattctgtgggtcttaacagtcgcaacctcatcaaagctattaaaaggctttgctcctcctttgagttcgtagagttcagacacatttttagagagcagaatcgtgttgctgatcgcttggcggcggcggaccatgaagggacgttaggcgttactacccttcctgtttcccctagtttcatctctcatcttctcttagaagatagaattggggttagcttccctaggctaattcctgggtagtttgttgttgttcgtttttcttttccttttctaccaaaaaaaagacACCGTGTTCATTTCGGTGATTATTATTGTCAGAATCCGATTAAGAAGActatatgaaaaattaaatatcataattagatgagtttattattaaaaataaagtgttgGCATTAACATGTTATTTCTAATAATTGGAAGATCATTAGTATAATTAATCCTAAATTtgcatataaaattataatacaattttttttatagcaaCTTCAAccatattaaattatattttataattattaaaatacaattataaaaatatgagtaaataaataaactttttcCTAAATAGAAATTCTACCATGGACCGGAATCAGTACTGATCCCTCAAATGAGATGATGACACATTAGCAATTGGAATGATACGACATCATCTGAGTGGAAGAGACATTACTAGTCCCGTCCTATTATGAAAATTTTCCTTCCAtaagtttaatatttaaaaaattctaCTGTGGACCGAGATCAGTATTGCTATCTCCACTCAAATCATACCACGTCAATGACGTGACATCATCTAAGTAGAGAGACCAGTACTGATCCTAGCCGCGATATCGGTccattgtaatttttttttattaatgtttaATCCAATACTCAATATTTTAAATTgtaacataaaaaatataaaagatggAAACATGTTTTTTCATCATTAATTAAAAACCCATTTAACTTAAACTtcacaaaaacaaaattaataaaaatgaaattaactTGTATttcacaaaaacaaaaaataattaattaaaaaagaaaaaaaaagaattagaaaacataataaataaagaagTCATTACTCAAGAGTAAACAACGCCACCACTCCTAACCAAaccctcttcttcttcgtctcCTTCCTCCTTAAATCTCTCTTCGGAAATCTCAATTTCAATCTCCGGTTCACTTTTCACGATTCCTCTTCCCTTTCCCCTCCCCTCCCTTTTCAATCCTCAACAATGGGCAAGGGTGGATCTCTCAGCGACAGCGTTTTGAAGAAGATCCTCCTCTCCTACACCTATGTCGCAATCTGGATCTTCCTCTCTTTCACTGTCATTGTTTACAATAAGTACATCCTCGATAAGAAGATGTACAATTGGCCCTTCCCGATCTCTCTCACCATGATTCACATGTCCTTCTGCGCCACTCTTGCGTTTCTCCTAATCAAGGTTTTCAAATTCGTTGAGCCTGTTACCATGTCTCGCGATCTGTATCTCTCTTCCGTCGTTCCGATTGGGGCTTTGTATTCTCTGAGTCTCTGGCTATCCAATTCGGCGTATATCTATTTGTCGGTGTCGTTTATTCAGATGCTGAAAGCTCTGATGCCTGTCGCTGTTTATTCGATTGGGGTTATGTTGAAAAGGGAGAGCTTTAAGACGGATACAATGGCGAATATGCTGTCGATCTCGTTCGGTGTTGCGATTGCTGCTTATGGTGAAGCCAGATTTGATACCTGGGGGGTTCTTTTACAACTCGGTGCTGTTGCTTTTGAGGCTACTAGACTGGTATTGATTCAAATCTTGCTTACATCTAGAGGAATCACACTGAATCCTATTACTTCTCTTTATTATGTTGCGCCTTGTTGTTTGGTTTTCTTGTTTGTGCCTTGGATTTTCGTTGAATACCCAATTTTGAAGGAGAATTCGAGTTTTCACTTCGATTTTGCGATCTTTGGTACCAATTCACTCTGCGCTTTTGCTTTGAATCTTGCCGTGTTTTTGCTTGTGGGAAAGACTTCAGCTTTGACTATGAATGTGGCTGGTGTTGTTAAAGATTGGCTGTTGATCGCCTTCTCTTGGTCTGTCATCAAGGATACAGTGACCCCAATCAATCTGTTTGGCTACGGACTTGCGTTTTTGGGTGTTGCATATTACAATCATGCCAAATTGCAGGCATTGAAAACTAAGGAGGCACAAAAGAAGGCCCAACAAGCTGATGAGGAGGCTGGAAAATTGTTGGAGGAAAGGGAAGGGGAAGGAACTGGGAAGAGAAGTGAATCACCAAACTAATTTTTAATTCAAGAGAAAGATCATTCAGTTGTAGAATTGGATGGAGAGTATTTGGAATAAGAGCAGAAGGGGTAGAGGAAGGAGTACCAGGGTATGGTGGTTTTGATGGCAAAAAGAATAGAGAGTTTCTCAGTTTTCTTTTGCTCAATCGGTAATGTTGCTTCTAGATGTACGTTTGTTATGCTAGTTATGGATCTTTAGTTATGTTTCGGATTTGGGATATGCCTGCCTATCTCAGATACCtctatattttgttttttcttaattttttgaTCATTTATCTTACTCATGTTTATGTAGGAACCTCTTATGTTAACGAAGCTTTAGTGCTTAtttattcatatatttttcTTCTCCCTTGTGTTGTTGATGCTATAGCCTATATGTAGGTGTATTTTTGTCATGCTTTACCTCATCTTCTGCAAATTTTGATGTGTTGTGCTCTTGTTTTTAGAAGTTGAAGTTGCAATTATGTCAGGATAGCTAACAATTTTCCTAGTAAAGGCAATCCCATCTGCTGAGTGTTCATAATGAGGTATACTGAAGATCGTCCACTTTTATGATTTTATTGCATGCAAACCATGAGATGGGCAATTTTTAGGGTATCAAAATGGATTGTTGTGTCATAGTTGTAGTCCGTGTTATATAATCTATATATTCCACATGATTATATATCatataaatgcaacaaaaatgataattgtgACATATGGGTCGTGTCAAACAGGTTGTCTTTGTAAATTGTGTTGTCGTAACATATTTGCTCACCAAATTGGTCCTTATGTTTATAGAAGTCTAGGATTGGAGCTTTATTTTGTTAGTGATTACAGAATGCAATGCATTGTGTACTGAAAGACAACTCCCTGTGTTGTCTGGTATgtaattagaaataaatttggcTTGTGGGATTCTTAAATCCATTGATGGATTTTGAGGGTGGTCTAGATTTTGACAAGATTTGATTCATATGAAATTTCAAGCAATCTTTTGTTTTGATAGAATTTCTTGTTCTATTGCTTCCTTGCGTCTTTAGAGGGCTTACAGTCTACGTTTAGTGATTTCAAAACGTGTTCGTATCATAATCGTGTTATGTGATGCATTCCACATGATGTTGTGTCAAGTGGGTTCGTGTTAGGAATCGACAACTTCTACTAAGTTTAACAAACTCTTTTAGGACTAGTCTTTATGGTACTTGTTCTTTTATGCACCAAAGGAAAGTGTGGATCCTTTTATGGAGCTGAGACCATGGCTGGTGCTTCACCTTGTTGGTCCCTATGGTGGCCggaaaataactaatattttacTCATGCCAAACGTGTTGTGTCAAGTGGGCTCGTATTAGGAATCAAGAGCTTCTACTGATATTGACAAATTGTTAGGACTAGTCTTTATGGTTCTTGTTCTTTTATGCACTGAAGGAAAGTGTGAATCCTTTTATCTTATGGTGATGCCATGGCTGGTGCTTCACCCTGTTGGTCCCTCATATGGTGGCCggaaaataactaatattttacTACTTATAAAAGCATAGAAAAGTGCAGGTTTGACTGCTTTTCCATGAGTTGAGGCATAGATTTCATACTTTAAAAAGAGAAGTGGAGGGAAAATCTGGACAGAAAGTGGGGACCCTAATAATCATATATGTCTTGTGTTTTATACATTAACTTTTCTCCAGCAATTGCCTATCAGGTTACCTTGCTCAGCTACAATGATCACGTGTTGACTACATTTTTGTCTCTTAAAGCTTTTAACTTATTCTCATATTCCCTGCATTGCTAGATACGAAATCATGGGTGATTTCTACTCGTCACTGTTATCAGTAGCAATCTACCCA comes from Euphorbia lathyris chromosome 8, ddEupLath1.1, whole genome shotgun sequence and encodes:
- the LOC136202816 gene encoding probable sugar phosphate/phosphate translocator At4g32390, whose translation is MGKGGSLSDSVLKKILLSYTYVAIWIFLSFTVIVYNKYILDKKMYNWPFPISLTMIHMSFCATLAFLLIKVFKFVEPVTMSRDLYLSSVVPIGALYSLSLWLSNSAYIYLSVSFIQMLKALMPVAVYSIGVMLKRESFKTDTMANMLSISFGVAIAAYGEARFDTWGVLLQLGAVAFEATRLVLIQILLTSRGITLNPITSLYYVAPCCLVFLFVPWIFVEYPILKENSSFHFDFAIFGTNSLCAFALNLAVFLLVGKTSALTMNVAGVVKDWLLIAFSWSVIKDTVTPINLFGYGLAFLGVAYYNHAKLQALKTKEAQKKAQQADEEAGKLLEEREGEGTGKRSESPN